The Cucurbita pepo subsp. pepo cultivar mu-cu-16 chromosome LG08, ASM280686v2, whole genome shotgun sequence genome contains a region encoding:
- the LOC111800326 gene encoding peroxisome biogenesis protein 5-like isoform X1 translates to MAMRELVTGGAACAVPGSSSSSNPLGALANALVGSSSKTQERLREIPTSQLTGPERPFYPEGHGQLPGSELDHPPFQPNEQASKFFSGFHSAADQSGMASAWNEVQGGPPPPHLREMQPSLAEFDRIYDQMPASQHQPVFEGPPQRVLSNFLHSFVETSRGGIPFHPTPLPLLGLSEGDKQCIRDRSSIMARHFFADKSEDFINAQVNALLSSLDIDSSKQVKGFQPGRFHELEDYWNESQALQRPGGHIADGWASEYSLNREKYANHEGWAQSFEQQYGANGWASEFEQEKFQLASAQQMAGGSMMNLSAMEQTRKLANTLAENNDPKFQNSKFLQFVSKMSRGELIIDDNQVKPNSLSPSDNWASEYQQQYSGGLPWADEFVSNKTNQWADEFAEGKQHASDDQWVDEFSKLHMQDWVEEFGQQVGEGASGEADNWANAYDEFLNEQVAAKGKTDASNGIYVFSDMNPYVGHPNPLKEGQDLFRKGLLSEAVLALEAEVMKNPENSEGWRLLGIAHAENDDDQQAIAAMKRALDVDPTNLEVLLALGVSHTNELEQAAALRYLYGYLQHHPKYGALAKPELSDSLYYADVAGLFNEAAKMFPDDVDVHIVLGVLYNLSREFDKAIASFQTALKLKPQDYSLWNKLGATQANSIQSADAILAYQQALDLKPNYVRAWANMGISYANQGLYEESIKYYVRSLSMNPKADNAWQYLRISLSCASRNDMLDACDSRNLDVLQKEFPL, encoded by the exons ATGGCGATGCGCGAGCTGGTTACTGGAGGCGCTGCTTGTGCCGTTCctggttcttcttcttcttctaaccCTCTCGGTGCCCTTGCCAACGCTCTAGTTGGTTCCTCTTCCAAGACCCAG GAAAGATTGCGGGAAATTCCTACATCGCAGCTCACAGGTCCTGAGAGACCTTTTTACCCTGAGGGCCATGGGCAGCTCCCTGGGTCTGAATTGGATCATCCACCGTTTCAACCCAATGAGCAG GCGTCAAAATTTTTTAGTGGCTTCCACTCGGCTGCTGATCAGAGTGGTATGGCCTCTGCATGGAATGAGGTACAGGGAGGTCCCCCTCCTCCCCATTTGAGAGAAATGCAACCAAGTCTTGCTGAATTTGATCGTATTTATGATCAAATGCCTGCTTCTCAGCATCAACCAGTATTTGAAG GGCCACCGCAAAGAGTGCTGTCAAACTTTTTGCACTCATTTGTAGAGACCAGCCGTGGTGGAATTCCTTTTCATCCTACCCCTCTGCCTTTATTGGGACTATCTGAAGGTGATAAGCAGTGTATACGAGATCGTAGTAGCATAATGGCTCGACATTTTTTTGCAGATAAGAGTGAAGACTTCATAAATGCGCAG GTGAATGCACTTCTATCTTCCTTAGATATTGACAGCAGTAAACAGGTTAAGGGGTTTCAACCTGGTAGGTTTCATGAGTTGGAGGATTATTGGAACGAATCTCAAGCTCTACAGAGACCTGGTGGTCATATTGCAGATGGATGGGCTTCTGAATATAGCCTAAACAGGGAAAAATATGCTAATCATGAGGGTTGGGCTCAATCCTTTGAACAACAATACGGTGCCAATGGTTGGGCCTCCGAGTTTGAGCAG GAGAAGTTTCAGTTAGCATCGGCCCAACAAATGGCAGGTGGTAGTATGATGAACTTATCTGCAATGGAACAGACTCGCAAGCTTGCAAATACATTAGCTGAAAATAACGACCCGAAGTTTCag AACTCGAAGTTTCTTCAGTTTGTTTCAAAGATGAGTAGGGGTGAACTTATTA TTGATGATAATCAAGTCAAGCCAAACTCTTTATCTCCATCAGATAACTGGGCTTCCGAGTACCAGCAACAATATAGTGGAGGTCTTCCCTGGGCTGATGAATTT GTTTCCAACAAAACTAATCAGTGGGCTGATGAGTTTGCTGAAGGGAAGCAGCATGCGTCAGATGATCAATGGGTTGATGAGTTTTCCAAGTTGCACATGCAAGACTGGGTGGAAGAATTTGGTCAGCAGGTCGGAGAAGGTGCTTCTGGAGAAGCTGATAATTGGGCGAATGCTTATGATGA GTTTCTAAATGAACAAGTAGCTGCCAAGGGAAAGACAGATGCTTCAAACGGAATATATGTCTTTTCTGACATGAACCCGTATGTTGGTCATCCAAATCCTTTAAAGGAAGGCCAGGATCTGTTCCGTAAAGGCCTTCTGAGTGAGGCAGTGCTCGCTTTAGAGGCTGAAGTTATGAAAAACCCTGAAAATTCTGAAGGTTGGAGGCTTCTTGGAATTGCACATGCTgaaaatgatgatgatcaaCAG GCCATTGCGGCCATGAAGCGAGCACTTGATGTTGACCCTACAAATTTAGAGGTGCTTCTTGCGCTTGGTGTGAGTCACACAAATG AATTAGAACAAGCAGCTGCATTAAGATACTTATATGGATATCTACAGCATCACCCAAAATACGGAGCACTTGCAAAGCCGGAGCTTTCTGATTCATTGTACTATGCTGAT GTAGCTGGCTTATTTAATGAAGCTGCAAAAATGTTTCCTGATGATGTTGATGTGCACATAGTACTTGGTGTCCTTTATAATTTGTCCAGAGAATTTGATAAAGCAATTGCTTCCTTCCAGACAGCCTTGAAACTAAAGCCGCAAGATTACTCTCTTTGGAACAAGCTAGGTGCTACACAAGCCAACAGCATTCAAAGTGCTGATGCTATATTAGCTTATCAACAG GCACTTGATTTAAAGCCTAATTACGTCCGTGCATGGGCCAATATGGGAATCAGTTATGCTAATCAG GGGCTGTATGAGGAATCAATTAAGTACTATGTGAGGTCACTTAGTATGAATCCAAAGGCAGATAATGCATGGCAATATTTAAGAATTTCACTAAG CTGTGCATCAAGGAATGACATGCTGGACGCCTGTGATTCCCGCAATCTTGATGTTCTGCAGAAGGAGTTCCCATTATGA
- the LOC111800326 gene encoding peroxisome biogenesis protein 5-like isoform X2, which translates to MAMRELVTGGAACAVPGSSSSSNPLGALANALVGSSSKTQERLREIPTSQLTGPERPFYPEGHGQLPGSELDHPPFQPNEQASKFFSGFHSAADQSGMASAWNEVQGGPPPPHLREMQPSLAEFDRIYDQMPASQHQPVFEGPPQRVLSNFLHSFVETSRGGIPFHPTPLPLLGLSEGDKQCIRDRSSIMARHFFADKSEDFINAQVNALLSSLDIDSSKQVKGFQPGRFHELEDYWNESQALQRPGGHIADGWASEYSLNREKYANHEGWAQSFEQQYGANGWASEFEQEKFQLASAQQMAGGSMMNLSAMEQTRKLANTLAENNDPKFQNSKFLQFVSKMSRGELIIEDNQVKPNSLSPSDNWASEYQQQYSGGLPWADEFVSNKTNQWADEFAEGKQHASDDQWVDEFSKLHMQDWVEEFGQQVGEGASGEADNWANAYDEFLNEQVAAKGKTDASNGIYVFSDMNPYVGHPNPLKEGQDLFRKGLLSEAVLALEAEVMKNPENSEGWRLLGIAHAENDDDQQAIAAMKRALDVDPTNLEVLLALGVSHTNELEQAAALRYLYGYLQHHPKYGALAKPELSDSLYYADVAGLFNEAAKMFPDDVDVHIVLGVLYNLSREFDKAIASFQTALKLKPQDYSLWNKLGATQANSIQSADAILAYQQALDLKPNYVRAWANMGISYANQGLYEESIKYYVRSLSMNPKADNAWQYLRISLSCASRNDMLDACDSRNLDVLQKEFPL; encoded by the exons ATGGCGATGCGCGAGCTGGTTACTGGAGGCGCTGCTTGTGCCGTTCctggttcttcttcttcttctaaccCTCTCGGTGCCCTTGCCAACGCTCTAGTTGGTTCCTCTTCCAAGACCCAG GAAAGATTGCGGGAAATTCCTACATCGCAGCTCACAGGTCCTGAGAGACCTTTTTACCCTGAGGGCCATGGGCAGCTCCCTGGGTCTGAATTGGATCATCCACCGTTTCAACCCAATGAGCAG GCGTCAAAATTTTTTAGTGGCTTCCACTCGGCTGCTGATCAGAGTGGTATGGCCTCTGCATGGAATGAGGTACAGGGAGGTCCCCCTCCTCCCCATTTGAGAGAAATGCAACCAAGTCTTGCTGAATTTGATCGTATTTATGATCAAATGCCTGCTTCTCAGCATCAACCAGTATTTGAAG GGCCACCGCAAAGAGTGCTGTCAAACTTTTTGCACTCATTTGTAGAGACCAGCCGTGGTGGAATTCCTTTTCATCCTACCCCTCTGCCTTTATTGGGACTATCTGAAGGTGATAAGCAGTGTATACGAGATCGTAGTAGCATAATGGCTCGACATTTTTTTGCAGATAAGAGTGAAGACTTCATAAATGCGCAG GTGAATGCACTTCTATCTTCCTTAGATATTGACAGCAGTAAACAGGTTAAGGGGTTTCAACCTGGTAGGTTTCATGAGTTGGAGGATTATTGGAACGAATCTCAAGCTCTACAGAGACCTGGTGGTCATATTGCAGATGGATGGGCTTCTGAATATAGCCTAAACAGGGAAAAATATGCTAATCATGAGGGTTGGGCTCAATCCTTTGAACAACAATACGGTGCCAATGGTTGGGCCTCCGAGTTTGAGCAG GAGAAGTTTCAGTTAGCATCGGCCCAACAAATGGCAGGTGGTAGTATGATGAACTTATCTGCAATGGAACAGACTCGCAAGCTTGCAAATACATTAGCTGAAAATAACGACCCGAAGTTTCag AACTCGAAGTTTCTTCAGTTTGTTTCAAAGATGAGTAGGGGTGAACTTATTATTGAAGATAATCAA GTCAAGCCAAACTCTTTATCTCCATCAGATAACTGGGCTTCCGAGTACCAGCAACAATATAGTGGAGGTCTTCCCTGGGCTGATGAATTT GTTTCCAACAAAACTAATCAGTGGGCTGATGAGTTTGCTGAAGGGAAGCAGCATGCGTCAGATGATCAATGGGTTGATGAGTTTTCCAAGTTGCACATGCAAGACTGGGTGGAAGAATTTGGTCAGCAGGTCGGAGAAGGTGCTTCTGGAGAAGCTGATAATTGGGCGAATGCTTATGATGA GTTTCTAAATGAACAAGTAGCTGCCAAGGGAAAGACAGATGCTTCAAACGGAATATATGTCTTTTCTGACATGAACCCGTATGTTGGTCATCCAAATCCTTTAAAGGAAGGCCAGGATCTGTTCCGTAAAGGCCTTCTGAGTGAGGCAGTGCTCGCTTTAGAGGCTGAAGTTATGAAAAACCCTGAAAATTCTGAAGGTTGGAGGCTTCTTGGAATTGCACATGCTgaaaatgatgatgatcaaCAG GCCATTGCGGCCATGAAGCGAGCACTTGATGTTGACCCTACAAATTTAGAGGTGCTTCTTGCGCTTGGTGTGAGTCACACAAATG AATTAGAACAAGCAGCTGCATTAAGATACTTATATGGATATCTACAGCATCACCCAAAATACGGAGCACTTGCAAAGCCGGAGCTTTCTGATTCATTGTACTATGCTGAT GTAGCTGGCTTATTTAATGAAGCTGCAAAAATGTTTCCTGATGATGTTGATGTGCACATAGTACTTGGTGTCCTTTATAATTTGTCCAGAGAATTTGATAAAGCAATTGCTTCCTTCCAGACAGCCTTGAAACTAAAGCCGCAAGATTACTCTCTTTGGAACAAGCTAGGTGCTACACAAGCCAACAGCATTCAAAGTGCTGATGCTATATTAGCTTATCAACAG GCACTTGATTTAAAGCCTAATTACGTCCGTGCATGGGCCAATATGGGAATCAGTTATGCTAATCAG GGGCTGTATGAGGAATCAATTAAGTACTATGTGAGGTCACTTAGTATGAATCCAAAGGCAGATAATGCATGGCAATATTTAAGAATTTCACTAAG CTGTGCATCAAGGAATGACATGCTGGACGCCTGTGATTCCCGCAATCTTGATGTTCTGCAGAAGGAGTTCCCATTATGA